The window GATTCGAGTTCTGGCGCGGCGCAGCTGATCCATGGCTTTTTTTCACCTCAATTCACTTCAGAGCAATTGACAGCGGCTTACCGCAAAACGGTCATGACCCCCGTGGTATTGGGCGCTTCGCTGTTGTTTGGTTTGCTCAATCTGTGTCAATTTTTTGCGGGTTTGGTCGCCTTGATGCTGACCTTTGCCCGGCAAGAATCAATGCTGGAGCGGTGCAAATTCTGGTTGCTTCCCTCATTGACCGTGTTGTGTTTGGCCTTGAGTTGGTGGCCTGGCAACGTCTGGACAACTTCCCCCGCTTATCAGCGGGTGGCTAGCCCAGCGCTGTGGGCTGATAAACCGTATTTGGCGCCTTTTGTCGAGTGGAGTGTCAGGGCCGAACCGGCTTGGGCCGATTCGGTGGCATGGGTCCACAGCGTGTTGTTGCAAGACTTTGAATTCAAGTCACCGATTGGTTTTTTCAAAGATCAATGACCTGAACTCAAGCTCGCCATCCGCGATGCACTGGCGTTGACCTTGGGTCTGTAAATCACTTCAGGATATCGCCCACGCAGAGGTATTTGATCTCCACATAGTCGTCCATGCCGTGGTGCGAGCCTTCTCGGCCCAGGCCCGACTGCTTGACGCCGCCAAAAGGCACGTGCTCGGTGGCCAAGATGCCGACGTTGATGCCGACCATGCCGTATTCCAGTGCTTCGCTCACACGGAAGATGCGGCCCACATCGCGGCTGTAAAAGTAGCTGGCCAGACCAAACTCGGTGTTGTTGGCCGCATCAATCGCTTCCTGCTCGGTCTTGAACTTGAAGATGGGGGCAAAAGGACCAAAGGTTTCTTCTTTGGCGCAGACCATGTCGGCGCGGGCATCGGCAATCACGGTGGGTTCAAAGAATTGGCCGTCCAGACGATTGCCGCCTGTGAGCACGCGTCCGCCTTTGGCGATGGCATCTTTGACGTGACGCTCAACCTTGTCGAGGGCCGAGGGTTCGATCAGCGGGCCTTGGTTCACGCCGTCGGCAAAACCATTACCGACCTTGGCGGTTTTGACCTTGGCCGCGAACTTGGTGGCGAACTCTTCGTACACCGATTCCTGCACATAAAAGCGGTTGGAGCACACGCAGGTCTGGCCCGCATTGCGGTATTTACTGGCGAATGCGCCTTCGACAGCACTGTCGATGTCGGCGTCTTCAAACACGATGAAGGGCGCGTTGCCGCCCAACTCGAGCGACATTTTTTTCACGGTGGGGGCCGACTGCGCCATCAGGATGCGGCCCACTTCGGTGGAGCCAGTGAAGCTGATGTGGCGCACCACATCGCTGGCGCACAGCACCTTGCCGATGGCAATGCTTTGTGGACCGTCGGCGGTGATGATGTTGAGCACCCCGGCTGGGATACCGGCGCGGATCGCCAGCTCGGCTGCGGCCAAGGCGGTGAGTGGGGTTTGCTCAGCAGGTTTGATGACCACGGGGCAGCCTGCTGCCAGCGCCGGGGCCACTTTGCGGGTGATCATGGCCAGCGGGAAGTTCCAGGGCGTGATGGCCGCGCACACGCCAATGGACTGCTTGAGCACCAACAGGCGGCGGTTGTTGTCGAACTGGGGCAGGGTCTCGCCGTTCACGCGCTTGGCTTCTTCGGCAAACCACTCCACAAAACTCGCGCCATAGGCCACTTCGCCACGCGACTCGGCAATGGGCTTGCCGTTTTCTGCAGTCATCAGGCGGGCCAGGTCTTCGGTGTTGGCTACAAGTAAGTCAAACCACTTGCGCAAGATGATGCTGCGCTCTTTGGCGGTCTTGGTTTTCCAGGGGCCCCAGGCGGCGTTGGCAGCGGCAATGGCGGCCTCTGCCTCGGCGGCGCCCAGGTTGGCCACGTTCGCCAAGTGCTGGCCAGTGGCCGGGTCGGTCACTTCAAAACGCTGATTACTCGCTACCCATTGGCCGTTGATCAGGGCGTCGGTCTTGAGCAAAGTCGGGTCGTTCAGCAGGGCGAGGGGGGATGTTTTCATGTCCATAAGGTCTCCGGATATTATTTAACCTATTAAATATATTGTGCCATGGTTTGCACGATATCGCAGTTGCCTGGGGTTGCCTGTCACGCAAACAACTGAGGGTGGGGCAAACTTATAATGTTCAGTTGCATCTAAAGCAAAGAACACCATGAGCCAACCCGTTATTTCCGTCGCCGACATCCGCAAGACTTTCCTGGACTTTTTCGAGTCCAAGGGCCACACCGTGGTGGCCTCCAGCCCCTTGGTACCGGGCAATGACCCGACCCTGATGTTCACCAACTCGGGCATGGTCCAGTTCAAGGACGTGTTTTTGGGTTCGGACAAGCGCTCGTATGTCCGTGCCGCCTCTGTGCAAGCCTGCCTGCGGGCCGGCGGCAAGCACAACGACCTGGAAAACGTGGGCTATACCGCGCGCCACCACACCTTCTTTGAGATGCTGGGCAACTGGTCGTTTGGCGACTATTTCAAGCGTGAGTCGCTGGAGTGGGCTTGGGAGCTGTTGACCCAGGTTTACAAGCTGCCTGCCGACAAGCTCTACGCCACGGTGTACATGGAAGACGACGAGGCCCATGGCATTTGGGAAGGCATCTTTGTCAAAGCCGGTTGGACGCCTGAGCGCATCAAGTCAGAGAACCGCATCATCCGCATCGGCGACAACAAAGGTGGCCGCTACAAATCCGACAACTTCTGGATGATGGCCGACACCGGCCCTTGCGGTCCTTGCTCCGAGATTTTTTACGACCACGGCGCACACATTCCCGGCGGCCCACCCGGCAGCCCCGATGAAGACGGCGACCGTTTCATCGAGATCTGGAACAACGTGTTCATGCAGTTCAACATGGACGAAACCGGTGCCGTCACGCCGCTGCCTGCACCCTGCGTGGACACCGGCATGGGCCTGGAGCGTTTGGCGGCCATCTTGCAGCACGTTCACAGCAACTACGAAATCGACATTTTTGATGCCTTGATCAAGGCCGCTGCCCGTGAAACTGGCTGCACCGACCTGAACAACAAGTCGCTGCGCGTGATCGCCGACCACATCCGTGCCACCGCATTCTTGGTGAGCGACGGCGTGGTGCCGAGCAACGAAGGCCGGGGCTATGTGCAGCGCCGCATCGTGCGCCGTGCGATTCGCCACGGGTATTTGTTGGGCCAAAAGACACCGTTTTTCCACAAACTGGTGCCCGACTTGGTCAAGCTCATGGGCGCGGCTTACCCCAACATGGCCGATCAGGCCGATCGCATTGCCGACGTTTTGCGTGTGGAAGAAGAGCGCTTCTTTGAAACGCTGCAAAGCGGCATGCAGATCCTGGACGCGGCCCTCGAAGGTGGCGTGAAAGTTTTGCCCGGTGAGGTGGCCTTCAAGCTGCATGACACCTATGGCTTCCCGCTCGACCTGTCGGCCGATGTGTGTCGCGAGCGCGGCCTGAGCGTGGACGAAGCCGGTTTTGCCAACGCCATGGAAAAGCAAAAAGCCCAGGCCCGTGCGGCGGGCAAGTTCAAGATGGACAAGGCGCTCGACTATTCGGGTGAGGGCAACGACTTTGTT is drawn from Limnohabitans sp. 63ED37-2 and contains these coding sequences:
- a CDS encoding NAD-dependent succinate-semialdehyde dehydrogenase encodes the protein MDMKTSPLALLNDPTLLKTDALINGQWVASNQRFEVTDPATGQHLANVANLGAAEAEAAIAAANAAWGPWKTKTAKERSIILRKWFDLLVANTEDLARLMTAENGKPIAESRGEVAYGASFVEWFAEEAKRVNGETLPQFDNNRRLLVLKQSIGVCAAITPWNFPLAMITRKVAPALAAGCPVVIKPAEQTPLTALAAAELAIRAGIPAGVLNIITADGPQSIAIGKVLCASDVVRHISFTGSTEVGRILMAQSAPTVKKMSLELGGNAPFIVFEDADIDSAVEGAFASKYRNAGQTCVCSNRFYVQESVYEEFATKFAAKVKTAKVGNGFADGVNQGPLIEPSALDKVERHVKDAIAKGGRVLTGGNRLDGQFFEPTVIADARADMVCAKEETFGPFAPIFKFKTEQEAIDAANNTEFGLASYFYSRDVGRIFRVSEALEYGMVGINVGILATEHVPFGGVKQSGLGREGSHHGMDDYVEIKYLCVGDILK
- the alaS gene encoding alanine--tRNA ligase translates to MSQPVISVADIRKTFLDFFESKGHTVVASSPLVPGNDPTLMFTNSGMVQFKDVFLGSDKRSYVRAASVQACLRAGGKHNDLENVGYTARHHTFFEMLGNWSFGDYFKRESLEWAWELLTQVYKLPADKLYATVYMEDDEAHGIWEGIFVKAGWTPERIKSENRIIRIGDNKGGRYKSDNFWMMADTGPCGPCSEIFYDHGAHIPGGPPGSPDEDGDRFIEIWNNVFMQFNMDETGAVTPLPAPCVDTGMGLERLAAILQHVHSNYEIDIFDALIKAAARETGCTDLNNKSLRVIADHIRATAFLVSDGVVPSNEGRGYVQRRIVRRAIRHGYLLGQKTPFFHKLVPDLVKLMGAAYPNMADQADRIADVLRVEEERFFETLQSGMQILDAALEGGVKVLPGEVAFKLHDTYGFPLDLSADVCRERGLSVDEAGFANAMEKQKAQARAAGKFKMDKALDYSGEGNDFVGYDDLTANAKVLALYADGNAVTELKAGQSGVVVLDTTPFYAESGGQVGDQGMIHNAGGQFNVLDTLKIKADVFGHHGEIKSGSLKVGDVVQAHVDMAVRAATVRNHSATHLMHKALREVLGSHVQQKGSLVNAERTRFDFAHNAPVTDAEIRQIEAQVNAEILANAAAQARVMDIESAQKTGAMMLFGEKYGETVRVLDIGSSRELCGGTHVKATGDIGLFKIVGEGGVAAGVRRIEAVTGENALAYLQSLEDTVTQAAGSLKAQPAELNNRIAQVLDQVKALEKELAAAKGKLASAQGDELMKQAVDVKGVKLLVAQLEGADAKTLRDTVDKLKDKLKTAVVLLTAVDGDKVQIAAGVTADTTGKVKAGELASFVAGQVGGKGGGKPDMAMAGGSTPAALPAALASVQAWVSERV